The Desulfobacterales bacterium genome includes the window GGGAAAATCCCTCCGGATATTTTGGGCCTACGGGATTTCCCAGCTACTTTGGTTAGTTTCCTATATACATTGCAAAGTGGACAGTTTACTTGCTACAAAAGCGGACATTTCTATTTGTTGCTAACATTAATTTTTCCACACCAACCCATGGATGGCGACATCACCATGAAGCCGCAATGGCTCCTTTTCGCGAATACCGCAACAGGCTTAAAGCAGTGTGAGAGAATGACTATTTCCAAAATCCTGAACCCCCTTACATACGATCACCCCCGCCTTCTCTTGCACACCATTCGGCAAATCCATATCCAGTTGCAGGCCGCTGAAGCCGTGAAGCAAAATCTCAAATCTCCCAACTCTTGTTTTGTTCCCATGAGTGATATATGAAGTCCGGGTTGAGCGGTAGGTCGGGAACAGCCCGCTCAGTGTATTTTGGTTTGAAATTATTGATGATAAAAGAAATAGGGGCACAAAATGATCACCCTTTTGGATTACGGCGCCGGCAATGTCCGCAGTGTCATTAATGCCATCGAAAGCCTTGGCGAACAGGTTAAGATCGTCTCCTCCGCTCAAGATATTGTATCGGCTGAAAAACTGGTATTTCCAGGCGTTGGGGCTTTTGGGAATATGATGCGGATACTGGGGGAAAAAAATTACACGGCGCCGCTGACAGACTATCTGAAATCGGATCGGCCGTTTCTGGGCATCTGCCTGGGCCTTCAAGCCCTTTTTGAAAGCAGCGAGGAAGCCCCGGGGGTTCGGGGATTGGGCATTCTGACAGGCATGGTCAAACGGTTTGCCGTAAATCTGGCCGTTCCTCATATCGGCTGGAACGGGCTCGGTATTCAACAACCCTCACGGCTTTTTAACGGCCTCAATGGAAATGAAAAATTTTATTTTGTGCATTCCTTTCATGTCGTGCCACGGGACGATGCCGTCATATTAACCACTACGGATTACGGAATCCGCTTCGTCAGCGCTGTTCAGCGAAATAATATCATTGCCACCCAGTTTCATCCCGAAAAAAGCGGGGAACCCGGCCTTCAAATCCTGAAAAATTTTATCGAAACCGGCGCCGAAGCCTTCATGCCTGTTCAGGCCGCCACGGAAACCCGGCTGGCCAAACGGGTTATCGCCTGCCTGGATGTGCGGGCCACCGATCAGGGGGATCTGGTGGTTACCAAGGGCGATCAATATGATGTTCGGGAAGGCGGATCCGTACGAAACCTCGGAAAACCGGTGGAACTGGCCAGCCGATATTACCGGGAAGGCGCTGATGAAATCACCTTTTTGAATATCACCGGATTCAGAGATTTTCCGCTAAAAGACATGCCGATGCTTCAGGTATTGGCGCAAACGTCCAAACATGTGTTTGTCCCTCTAACCATCGGCGGGGGTATACGCGATTTCACCGACAAGGAAGGGCGCAAATACACGGCCCTGGAGGTAGCCACGGAATATTTCAGATCCGGTGCGGATAAAATTTCCATCGGCAGCGACGCGGTATATATTGTGGAGCAATATCTGAAAACAGGTAAAAAAACGGGTAAAAGCCCCATTG containing:
- the hisF gene encoding imidazole glycerol phosphate synthase subunit HisF; amino-acid sequence: MITLLDYGAGNVRSVINAIESLGEQVKIVSSAQDIVSAEKLVFPGVGAFGNMMRILGEKNYTAPLTDYLKSDRPFLGICLGLQALFESSEEAPGVRGLGILTGMVKRFAVNLAVPHIGWNGLGIQQPSRLFNGLNGNEKFYFVHSFHVVPRDDAVILTTTDYGIRFVSAVQRNNIIATQFHPEKSGEPGLQILKNFIETGAEAFMPVQAATETRLAKRVIACLDVRATDQGDLVVTKGDQYDVREGGSVRNLGKPVELASRYYREGADEITFLNITGFRDFPLKDMPMLQVLAQTSKHVFVPLTIGGGIRDFTDKEGRKYTALEVATEYFRSGADKISIGSDAVYIVEQYLKTGKKTGKSPIEEISRVYGAQAVVISIDPRRVYVDTPKAVPYKIIHTDVPGPNGERYCWYQCTVRGGREGRNVDAVTLAQVCETLGAGEILLNCIDRDGTNSGFDIELINAVKAAVTIPVIASSGAGCAAHFLEVFMKTKAESALAAGIFHRQEVPISEVKAYLAGKVEIRISPNPAEPEAGRLGCLAANDLLQ